A genomic segment from Synchiropus splendidus isolate RoL2022-P1 chromosome 18, RoL_Sspl_1.0, whole genome shotgun sequence encodes:
- the pex14 gene encoding peroxisomal membrane protein PEX14, with amino-acid sequence MASTEQSEPATQAVLPLGADVAAPPREALITTAVNFLQNPKVRQSPLATRKAFLKKKGLSDLEVELAIQRSGSTEEVLPLSPVGPPHPHQTPYLVPVAQSPPGYRWRDYGAITFLMVGLAFGFHQLYKKCILPLIMGCREDKQHLQRMESNIATMSGTLTQTVGQLQQTLVSLQELLVQQQQGIKELTQELAAAKTSSANNRILDSQTVGELKAEIASLKGLLLSRKQFPSTPSVPKIPAWQIPLKSPSVSGSQSVNHSSSDISPVSVESLNSSPAKEGRRSPHDALLASNGACASTSSSEDLSGTLPLDLKDQVRMEVQGEEEIREEDGLQREDRGGGDGQINEQVEKLRRPEGASNESEVD; translated from the exons ATCACAACCGCTGTGAACTTCCTGCAAAACCCGAAAGTGCGTCAGAGCCCTCTGGCCACTCGAAAAGCCTTCTTAAAGAAGAAAG GGCTGAGCGATTTGGAGGTAGAATTGGCAATACAGCGCTCCGGCAGCACTGAGGAAGTTCTGCCCTTGAGCCCTGTTGGCCCCCCTCATCCACACCAAACGCCCTACCTGGTTCCTGTAGCGCAGA GTCCACCAGGCTACAGATGGAGAGACTATGGCGCCATCACCTTCTTAATGGTGGGCTTAGCGTTTGGCTTCCATCAGCTCTACAAA AAATGCATCCTTCCCCTCATTATGGGATGCAGAGAGGACAAGCAGCATCTGCAGAGGATGGAGAGCAACATCGCGACGATGAGTGGCACGCTGACACAGACAG TCGGCCAGCTCCAACAGACTCTGGTGTCTCTGCAAGAACTTctagtccagcagcagcaggggatCAAGGAACTCACCCAAGAGCTGGCTGCCGCAAAG acGTCATCTGCAAATAACCGCATCCTGGACAGCCAAACAGTTGGGGAACTGAAAGCCGAAATAGCCTCTTTGAAGGGCTTACTACTCAGCAG aaaACAATTTCCCTCCACTCCCTCCGTTCCCAAGATCCCAGCGTGGCAGATTCCCCTGAAGTCACCATCTGTATCTGGCTCCCAGTCTGTCAaccacagcagcagtgacatcTCTCCTGTCAGTGTGGAGTCCCTCAACTCGTCTCCAGCCAAGGAGGGACGCCGCAGTCCCCACGACGCACTGCTGGCCTCCAATGGTGCCTGCGCCAGTACATCCTCCTCCGAAGACCTCAGTGGTACTTTACCACTTGATCTGAAAGACCAGGTTCGAATGGAGGtccagggagaggaggagatccGAGAAGAGGATGGACTGCAGAGAGAGGACCGTGGAGGAGGTGACGGACAGATAAACGAACAGGTGGAAAAACTTAGGAGGCCCGAAGGTGCCAGTAATGAGAGCGAGGTGGATTAA